CGGTCTCCAGCATCCTTCGGAGCTCGATGAGCTGCACGGAGGCCACGGCCTCGTTCTGGCCCTCGGAGGCGGCACGCAGTACGGCCTCCAGGGACGCCCAGCGGTTCAGGGGGTTCACAAACGTGCCGCGGCCGCGTTCCACACTCAGGATCCGCTGCGCCTCGAGGGTTTTCATCGCCTCGCGCACGGTCATGCGGCTGACCTCGTGCTTTGCGCTCAGTTCCAGCTCGCCGGGCACGCTGGAACCGGGCGGAAATTCCCCGGCAATGATGCGGTCCAGCAGTTCGTCAGCCACCACGCCAACCAGTGATTTCCGTGCCATTGATCCCCCTTTGCCTCCGTTGCCGGACGTCTGACAAGTGTACTTGCGGGTTTGGATGTGCTGTGCCACACTATTTCAAATGTTAGATGTCAGACATCTTACAGTTAGCTTAATACCCCAAACATCACAACGGAGTGCACAGTGACGCTAGAAGCAGACCTCCTGGCCGCCTTCCCGGCCGAAGTCCGGATTCCCGCCCGCCTCGTGGCAGATGCCGTGGCCGCCTCCAGCGCCGAAACGCCCCGCATGCTGGTAGTGCTCGACGACGACCCCACCGGCACGCAGTCCGTTGCGGATCTGCCGGTGCTCACCCGCTGGGACGTTGAGGACTTCATCTGGGCCTTTGGCCAGTCCAAGCCCGCCGTCTACGTGCTGACCAACACCCGGAGCCTGGACCCCGCCGAGGCTGCCGCCCGCAACGAGGAGGTGGTCCGCAACGCCCTGGCGGCCGCCGGTTCCGGCCTGCGGCTGGGCTTCGTGAGCCGCAGCGATTCCACCCTCCGAGGCCACTACCCCCTTGAACCGGACGTCATCGCCGCAACGGTGGCTGAGGTCAGCGGCGAAGCGACTGACGGCGTCGTCCTGGTTCCCGCGTTCCCCGACGCCGGACGCGTGACCATCGGCGGCGTGCACTACACCCGCGGAACGGGCGCCGAGACCGGAACACTCACCCCGGCCGCGGAGACCGAATTCGCCAAGGACGCCAGCTTTGGGTACAAAAACTCCGAGCTGGCCAAGTACGTCGAGGAAAAGTCGAAGGGCCGCTTCGCGGCGGAGTCGGTGATCGTCCTGGACCTGAACATCATCCGTGCCGGCGCGGCCAGCGCAGGCACCGCAGCAAACCCCGACGGCGACCCTGCCGTCAGTGCCGGCATCAGCGCCCACGCCATCGCTGACGCCGTCGCTCCCGCCACCAACTCCACGCCCATCGTGGCTGACATCGTCACCGAAGATGACCTCCGCGTGCTGTCGCTGGGCCTGGAAGAGGCCGAACGGCGCGGCAAGAAGCTGCTGTACCGGGTAGGCCCCCCGTTCGGCCGGGCCAGGATCGGCCAGGACATCCGCACGGAGCTGAGCGGCGCCGAAGCCTACGCCGGCAACACCCCTTCGGAGGCAGGCGGCCTCATTGTTGTGGGCTCGCATGTGGGTGTCACTACCCGCCAGCTCAAGGCCCTCACTGAACAGCACAGTGCCGCGCGGACCGTTGAGATCGACGTCGAAAAGCTGCTTGCCGCCGAAACCGAAGCGGCTGCAGACTCCTACCTTGACCAGACCGTCAACACCGTGGTGGACGCACTCCACAGCGGAGACGTCATCGTCCACACCAGCCGCCTGCTCATCAAAACTGACGACGCCGCCGAAAGCCTCCGGATCGCCCGCACCGTATCCGCCGCCGTCGTGGCCGTGGTCAACCGGACCCTCAAGACCTTCCCGCCCCGGTTCGTCATCGCCAAGGGTGGCATCACATCTTCGGACGTCGCCGCGCACGGCCTGGAAATCCGGCACGCCATTGTCCGCGGCCCCATGCTGCCGGGCATCGTCTCGCTCTGGGAACCGGTGGACGGCCCCGCCAAGGGCATCCCGTACATCGTCTTCGCCGGCAACGTGGGCGATGACCAGTCCCTCGCCGACGTCACCCGCAAGCTCAGCAACACTTTTTAGTCCCCACCGGCTCCCAACCCTCGCAAGCTCGGGCCGGGTCCCTCGCCAGAGTGGGCCCACCCAAAATTCAATGGAGAACACCATGACCAGCAACTACACCGTCACCGTCCTGGGCCTCGGCGCCATGGGCCTGCCCATGGCCACCCGCCTGGCA
The window above is part of the Pseudarthrobacter sp. IC2-21 genome. Proteins encoded here:
- a CDS encoding four-carbon acid sugar kinase family protein, translated to MTLEADLLAAFPAEVRIPARLVADAVAASSAETPRMLVVLDDDPTGTQSVADLPVLTRWDVEDFIWAFGQSKPAVYVLTNTRSLDPAEAAARNEEVVRNALAAAGSGLRLGFVSRSDSTLRGHYPLEPDVIAATVAEVSGEATDGVVLVPAFPDAGRVTIGGVHYTRGTGAETGTLTPAAETEFAKDASFGYKNSELAKYVEEKSKGRFAAESVIVLDLNIIRAGAASAGTAANPDGDPAVSAGISAHAIADAVAPATNSTPIVADIVTEDDLRVLSLGLEEAERRGKKLLYRVGPPFGRARIGQDIRTELSGAEAYAGNTPSEAGGLIVVGSHVGVTTRQLKALTEQHSAARTVEIDVEKLLAAETEAAADSYLDQTVNTVVDALHSGDVIVHTSRLLIKTDDAAESLRIARTVSAAVVAVVNRTLKTFPPRFVIAKGGITSSDVAAHGLEIRHAIVRGPMLPGIVSLWEPVDGPAKGIPYIVFAGNVGDDQSLADVTRKLSNTF